From Cellulomonas dongxiuzhuiae, the proteins below share one genomic window:
- a CDS encoding DUF881 domain-containing protein, with amino-acid sequence MTLINEVYRRPLDPGYQDVAARRAAGTAPARTIRGGAALLVLAVLLGAFATTAAVALRRPAPAVLEARALLEAEIREGTSRADDLRRANAAMSAEIAQLQGDAASTDDPELFAQLQRDAVAAGVVAVTGPGLRIELTDGDPGTGTAPDDGSELVQDHDLQVLVNGLWAAGAEAVTVNDERLTTTTAIRSAGAAVLVDSTALSGPYRVEAIGDAATMQTRLARLPAGQHLASLSQYGIDVRVTAQPELLLEGRGQIVLRSADVLGAGPGAGAWEPSASTTTTSVTQGLGERSAHVAVSGRRGGEETR; translated from the coding sequence ATGACGCTGATCAACGAGGTGTACCGGCGTCCGCTCGACCCGGGCTACCAGGACGTCGCGGCGCGGCGCGCCGCGGGGACGGCGCCGGCGCGGACGATCCGGGGCGGGGCCGCGCTGCTGGTGCTGGCGGTGCTGCTGGGCGCGTTCGCCACGACGGCCGCGGTCGCGCTGCGCCGCCCGGCGCCCGCGGTGCTGGAGGCGCGGGCCCTGCTGGAGGCGGAGATCCGCGAGGGCACCTCCCGTGCGGACGACCTGAGGCGCGCGAACGCCGCGATGTCCGCGGAGATCGCCCAGCTGCAGGGGGACGCCGCCTCGACGGACGACCCCGAGCTGTTCGCCCAGCTGCAGCGTGACGCGGTGGCGGCGGGTGTCGTGGCCGTCACCGGCCCCGGCCTGCGCATCGAGCTGACGGACGGCGACCCCGGGACCGGGACGGCACCGGACGACGGCAGCGAGCTCGTCCAGGACCACGACCTGCAGGTGCTCGTCAACGGCCTGTGGGCAGCGGGTGCCGAGGCCGTGACCGTCAACGACGAGCGCCTGACCACCACCACCGCGATCCGCAGCGCCGGCGCAGCGGTCCTCGTCGACAGCACCGCGCTGAGCGGCCCGTACCGCGTGGAGGCGATCGGGGACGCCGCGACGATGCAGACGCGGCTGGCGCGGCTGCCCGCGGGGCAGCACCTGGCGTCGTTGTCGCAGTACGGCATCGACGTCCGCGTGACCGCGCAGCCCGAGCTCCTGCTCGAGGGGCGCGGCCAGATCGTGCTGCGCTCCGCCGACGTCCTCGGTGCCGGTCCCGGGGCCGGCGCCTGGGAGCCGTCCGCCTCCACCACGACGACATCCGTGACCCAGGGCCTTGGGGAGCGGTCGGCCCATGTGGCAGTGTCAGGGCGACGCGGCGGAGAGGAGACCCGGTGA
- a CDS encoding DUF881 domain-containing protein, whose product MTNEDDTRPDPLGPAGQDGPPHDGPQIDPRDPLGLGDLPLDAPEGDEPSSDDASPTHADDQDALEPASSPAGAHDVTTSAHEPDLDEASADEASADEMPADEQGDREQVDDPQSPDEPAPSPVAAPDVPAPDGDAVHAPRVAPAAGSPPVRPPRSGWARLGHAMRPRTTQGQLITAGLCALLGFALVVQVRQATDTQLGALRQNDLVRLLDETSTRTDELERESLDLQRERDELLSGSDRQQAALDAARRTAAMQGILTGRLPATGPGVRITLTEPDAEIRPATMLHVLEELRNAGAEAMELNGQRIIASSAFTGTRGAVELDGATLESPYRWTVIGDPDTIAPALEIPGGAMAQVRKDGGRGTVEKSDRVEVTAVRVLPEPVHASPVADGS is encoded by the coding sequence ATGACGAACGAGGACGACACGCGCCCCGACCCGCTCGGACCGGCCGGCCAGGACGGTCCGCCCCACGACGGGCCCCAGATCGACCCGCGCGACCCGCTGGGTCTCGGCGACCTGCCCCTGGACGCCCCCGAGGGGGACGAGCCCTCAAGCGACGACGCCTCCCCGACGCACGCCGACGACCAGGACGCGCTGGAGCCTGCGAGCTCACCCGCCGGGGCGCACGACGTCACGACGTCGGCTCACGAGCCGGACCTCGACGAGGCGAGCGCCGACGAGGCGAGCGCCGACGAGATGCCCGCCGACGAGCAGGGCGACCGTGAGCAGGTCGACGACCCGCAGAGCCCCGACGAGCCTGCACCGTCGCCCGTCGCGGCCCCGGACGTGCCGGCCCCGGACGGCGACGCCGTCCACGCGCCTCGCGTCGCGCCCGCAGCCGGGTCGCCGCCCGTACGGCCTCCGCGGTCGGGCTGGGCGAGGCTCGGGCACGCGATGCGGCCCCGGACCACGCAGGGCCAGCTCATCACCGCCGGGCTGTGCGCGCTGCTGGGCTTCGCGCTCGTCGTGCAGGTCCGCCAGGCGACGGACACCCAGCTGGGCGCGCTGCGCCAGAACGACCTGGTGCGGCTGCTCGACGAGACGAGCACGCGCACCGACGAGCTCGAGCGCGAGTCGCTCGACCTGCAGCGCGAGCGTGACGAGCTGCTGTCGGGCTCGGACCGGCAGCAGGCCGCGCTGGACGCCGCGCGCCGCACCGCGGCCATGCAGGGGATCCTCACGGGGAGGTTGCCGGCGACGGGTCCCGGCGTGCGCATCACCCTGACGGAGCCGGACGCCGAGATCCGGCCCGCGACCATGCTCCACGTGCTTGAGGAGCTGCGGAACGCGGGCGCGGAGGCGATGGAGCTCAACGGCCAGCGCATCATCGCCAGCAGCGCGTTCACGGGCACCCGCGGTGCGGTCGAGCTCGACGGTGCGACTCTCGAGTCGCCGTACCGGTGGACGGTGATCGGCGACCCCGACACGATCGCGCCGGCGCTCGAGATCCCCGGCGGGGCGATGGCTCAGGTGCGCAAGGACGGCGGTCGGGGCACGGTCGAGAAGTCGGACCGTGTCGAGGTGACGGCCGTCCGGGTGCTGCCGGAGCCCGTCCACGCCTCACCGGTGGCCGACGGGTCCTGA
- a CDS encoding ParA family protein: MLVLGVCSLKGGVGKTSVTLGLASAALERGLRTLVVDLDPQGDSTMALGTVAGQGDVASVLDAPSPQSVAAATVPSTWADHGLDVLVGSERSVLHDRIDDADADRLRYALSWVDGYDLVLVDCPPSLGGLTRTGLTACDRAVVVTEPGLFAVMAVGRAMRTIDELRRGPAPALQPLGIVVNRVRARSVEQAYRLQELQTLYGPLVLTPSVPERAALQQAQGAAQPVHVWPGAAAAELADVFDQLLDRAVRAPRR; this comes from the coding sequence GTGCTGGTCCTCGGTGTGTGCAGCCTCAAGGGAGGCGTGGGCAAGACCTCCGTGACGCTGGGGCTCGCCTCGGCCGCTCTGGAGCGTGGTCTACGGACCCTCGTCGTCGATCTCGACCCCCAGGGGGACTCGACGATGGCGCTCGGCACGGTGGCCGGGCAGGGTGACGTGGCGTCCGTGCTGGATGCGCCGTCCCCGCAGTCCGTCGCCGCAGCGACGGTCCCGTCGACGTGGGCCGACCACGGGCTCGACGTGCTCGTCGGGTCCGAGCGCTCCGTGCTGCACGACCGCATCGACGACGCGGACGCCGACCGGCTGCGCTACGCGCTGTCCTGGGTCGACGGGTACGACCTCGTCCTCGTCGACTGCCCGCCGTCCCTGGGTGGGCTCACGCGCACGGGTCTGACGGCGTGCGACCGCGCGGTCGTGGTGACGGAGCCCGGACTGTTCGCCGTCATGGCGGTCGGCCGGGCGATGCGCACGATCGACGAGCTGCGCCGCGGCCCCGCGCCGGCGCTGCAGCCGCTGGGCATCGTGGTCAACCGGGTCCGCGCGCGCTCCGTCGAGCAGGCGTACCGGCTGCAGGAGCTGCAGACGCTGTACGGGCCCCTGGTCCTCACCCCGAGCGTCCCGGAGCGCGCAGCGCTGCAGCAGGCGCAGGGCGCCGCACAGCCGGTCCACGTGTGGCCCGGTGCCGCGGCCGCAGAGCTGGCCGACGTCTTCGACCAGCTGCTCGACCGTGCGGTGCGCGCACCGCGACGCTGA
- a CDS encoding bifunctional nuclease family protein, protein MVPVEVVGVRTHLADDEIVVLLLDPDAALLVPILIGPAEASAIAAAQAGIVPPRPMTHDLLRDALVAAGAPVDHVEINGLEDGVFHAALVLVSGRHVDARASDAIAVALRFACPVLCSAEVVALAGVEMRPAASEEDISQFREFLDHVSAEDFETGHDPGTEGGARDV, encoded by the coding sequence ATGGTGCCGGTGGAGGTCGTCGGCGTGCGTACGCACCTGGCCGACGACGAGATCGTCGTGCTGCTGCTCGACCCCGATGCCGCACTGCTCGTGCCGATCCTCATCGGCCCGGCCGAGGCGTCGGCGATCGCCGCGGCCCAGGCCGGGATCGTGCCGCCGCGCCCCATGACGCACGACCTGCTGCGCGACGCGCTGGTGGCGGCGGGCGCACCCGTGGACCACGTCGAGATCAACGGGCTCGAGGACGGCGTCTTCCACGCCGCCCTGGTGCTGGTGTCCGGTCGGCACGTCGACGCGCGCGCGTCGGACGCGATCGCGGTCGCCCTGCGCTTCGCGTGCCCGGTGCTGTGCTCGGCGGAGGTGGTCGCGCTGGCCGGGGTCGAGATGCGGCCGGCTGCGAGCGAGGAGGACATCTCGCAGTTCCGGGAGTTCCTCGACCACGTGTCGGCCGAGGACTTCGAGACGGGGCACGACCCCGGGACGGAGGGCGGGGCGCGGGACGTCTGA
- a CDS encoding fatty acid desaturase family protein, translating into MQHLPATAVHEGARVRERVVSDFTALSRTVEAAGLLRRRHAYYWTRFVVLTLLLAGLVTALVVGGPSWWQLVTAALLAFVLGQVMFLGHDAAHRQIFDSGRWNDWASLVIANLYAGMSYGWWQHKHSRHHAKPNQVGADPDIGTGALVFHTEDLKEPRSGLVGWFTQRQGWLFFPLLLLEGLNLHISGVKTIFGRGPVKRRPVEIAFVTARIGGYLALVFWVLPVGMAFAFLGVQLGLFGLYMGAVFAPNHKGMPLVPRDARIDFLRRQVLMSRNVRGGRLTDLFMGGLNYQIEHHLFPSMPRPHLRRVQPTVRAFCAERGIPYTETSLLESYGIVIRHLNAVGLAARDPFQCPLTEQYRSAR; encoded by the coding sequence ATGCAGCACCTGCCGGCGACCGCCGTCCACGAGGGCGCGCGCGTGCGCGAGCGTGTGGTCAGCGACTTCACCGCACTGAGCCGCACCGTCGAGGCCGCGGGCCTCCTGCGACGGCGGCACGCGTACTACTGGACGCGGTTCGTCGTCCTGACGCTGCTGCTGGCGGGCCTCGTCACGGCGCTCGTCGTCGGCGGCCCGTCCTGGTGGCAGCTCGTCACCGCGGCCCTGCTCGCGTTCGTGCTGGGCCAGGTGATGTTCCTCGGTCACGACGCCGCGCACCGGCAGATCTTCGACTCCGGGCGCTGGAACGACTGGGCCAGCCTCGTGATCGCCAACCTCTACGCCGGCATGAGCTACGGCTGGTGGCAGCACAAGCACTCGCGCCACCACGCGAAGCCCAACCAGGTCGGTGCCGACCCCGACATCGGCACCGGCGCCCTGGTCTTCCACACCGAGGACCTCAAGGAGCCGCGCTCCGGGCTCGTGGGGTGGTTCACGCAGCGTCAGGGCTGGCTGTTCTTCCCGCTGCTGCTGCTCGAGGGCCTGAACCTGCACATCTCCGGCGTCAAGACCATCTTCGGGCGAGGGCCGGTCAAGCGGCGCCCGGTCGAGATCGCCTTCGTCACCGCCCGCATCGGCGGCTACCTCGCACTCGTGTTCTGGGTGCTGCCTGTCGGCATGGCGTTCGCGTTCCTCGGTGTGCAGCTCGGTCTGTTCGGCCTGTACATGGGCGCCGTCTTCGCCCCGAACCACAAGGGCATGCCGCTGGTCCCCCGCGACGCCCGCATCGACTTCCTGCGCCGGCAGGTGCTCATGAGCCGCAACGTGCGGGGCGGCCGCCTGACCGACCTGTTCATGGGCGGCCTGAACTACCAGATCGAGCACCACCTGTTCCCGAGCATGCCGCGCCCTCACCTGCGCCGCGTGCAGCCGACGGTCCGGGCGTTCTGCGCCGAGCGCGGCATCCCCTACACCGAGACCTCGCTGCTGGAGTCGTACGGCATCGTCATCCGGCACCTCAACGCCGTCGGCCTCGCGGCCCGCGACCCGTTCCAGTGCCCCCTGACGGAGCAGTACCGCTCCGCGCGATGA
- a CDS encoding small basic family protein — protein sequence MIAVIGLVLGVLAGLLIEPTVPANLQPYLPIAVVAALDALFGGLRAYLDGIFDERVFLTSFLSNVVVAALIVFLGDQLGVGSQMTTAVIVVLGIRIFSNAASIRRHLFKA from the coding sequence GTGATCGCTGTGATCGGGCTCGTGCTCGGCGTGCTCGCGGGGCTGCTCATCGAGCCGACGGTCCCCGCCAACCTGCAGCCCTACCTGCCCATCGCCGTCGTCGCCGCGCTCGACGCGCTGTTCGGGGGACTGCGCGCGTACCTCGACGGCATCTTCGACGAGCGGGTGTTCCTCACCTCGTTCCTGTCGAACGTCGTGGTCGCGGCGCTCATCGTCTTCCTCGGCGACCAGCTGGGCGTCGGGTCGCAGATGACGACGGCCGTGATCGTCGTGCTCGGCATCCGCATCTTCTCCAACGCCGCGTCGATCCGCCGGCACCTGTTCAAGGCATGA
- a CDS encoding aldo/keto reductase, with translation MTFRRLGDSGLTVSTAGLGCNTFGATLAPEQVGDVVGAALDAGVTLFDTADVYGGVPGQSEELLGAALKGRRDDVVIATKFGLDVGGLNGADWGARGSRRYVRRAIEGSLRRLGTDHVDLYQLHSPDLATPVEETLAALHELVVEGKVRYLGSSNLAAWQVVDADWTARTAGTSPFVSAQNRYNLLDRGIEADLVPAAEHVGVGILPYVPLASGLLTGKYRRGAQAPDGSRLSRMPHRLAAADFDRIDALAALADTWGVDLPTVALGGLAAQPAVASIISGARTPEQVRANVASALWEPTLEQLAAIDDAAPGPV, from the coding sequence ATGACCTTCCGCCGTCTCGGCGACAGCGGCCTGACCGTCTCGACGGCCGGCCTGGGGTGCAACACGTTCGGTGCCACGCTCGCGCCCGAGCAGGTGGGTGACGTCGTCGGGGCGGCGCTCGACGCGGGCGTCACGCTCTTCGACACCGCCGACGTGTACGGGGGAGTGCCCGGGCAGAGCGAGGAGCTCCTGGGGGCCGCGCTCAAGGGCCGGCGCGACGACGTCGTCATCGCGACCAAGTTCGGGCTGGACGTCGGTGGTCTCAACGGTGCCGACTGGGGCGCCCGCGGGTCCCGCCGCTACGTCCGACGCGCGATCGAGGGGTCGCTGCGCAGGCTCGGGACGGACCACGTCGACCTCTACCAGCTCCACAGCCCTGACCTCGCGACCCCCGTCGAGGAGACGCTCGCGGCCCTGCACGAGCTCGTCGTCGAGGGCAAGGTCCGCTACCTCGGGTCGTCCAACCTCGCCGCCTGGCAGGTCGTCGACGCCGACTGGACCGCCCGCACGGCGGGCACGTCCCCGTTCGTCTCCGCGCAGAACCGGTACAACCTGCTGGACCGGGGGATCGAGGCCGACCTCGTCCCTGCCGCCGAGCACGTGGGCGTCGGCATCCTGCCCTACGTGCCGCTCGCCTCCGGTCTGCTGACCGGCAAGTACCGGCGCGGTGCGCAGGCACCCGACGGCAGCCGGCTGTCGCGCATGCCGCACCGGCTCGCCGCCGCCGACTTCGACCGGATCGACGCCCTCGCCGCGCTGGCCGACACGTGGGGCGTCGACCTGCCCACCGTCGCCCTGGGCGGCCTGGCGGCGCAGCCCGCCGTCGCGTCGATCATCTCCGGCGCGCGCACCCCCGAGCAGGTGCGGGCCAACGTCGCGTCCGCCCTGTGGGAGCCGACGCTCGAGCAGCTCGCCGCGATCGACGACGCCGCACCGGGACCCGTCTGA
- a CDS encoding MerR family transcriptional regulator → MIRNESADDSGTIPQHAQGLLFDDDLPDLDVTTGYRGPTACRAAGITYRQLDYWARTGLVEPSVRPATGSGTQRLYSFRDILVLKVVKRLLDTGVSLQQIRAAVGHLRERGVEDLAQITLMSDGASVYECTSPDEVIDLVQGGQGVFGIAVGRVWREVEGTLASLPNERADDDAPVASTAPDELALRRQARTAG, encoded by the coding sequence GTGATCCGCAACGAGAGTGCCGACGACTCCGGCACGATCCCGCAGCACGCGCAGGGCCTGCTGTTCGACGACGACCTGCCGGACCTGGACGTCACGACGGGCTACCGTGGCCCGACCGCGTGCCGTGCCGCGGGCATCACGTACCGCCAGCTCGACTACTGGGCCCGCACCGGGCTCGTGGAGCCGTCCGTGCGACCCGCGACGGGTTCCGGCACCCAGCGCCTCTACTCGTTCCGCGACATCCTCGTCCTCAAGGTCGTCAAGCGGCTGCTGGACACGGGCGTCTCGTTGCAGCAGATCCGCGCGGCGGTCGGCCACCTGCGGGAGCGGGGTGTCGAGGACCTCGCGCAGATCACGCTCATGTCCGACGGCGCCAGCGTGTACGAGTGCACGTCCCCGGACGAGGTCATCGACCTGGTGCAGGGCGGTCAGGGCGTGTTCGGGATCGCGGTGGGCCGGGTGTGGCGCGAGGTCGAGGGGACGCTGGCCTCGCTTCCCAACGAGCGCGCCGACGACGACGCACCGGTCGCCTCGACGGCGCCCGACGAGCTCGCGCTGCGCCGCCAGGCCCGCACCGCCGGCTGA
- a CDS encoding GNAT family N-acetyltransferase produces MLIRRVDEDDWQTVRDVRLRALRESSDAFGSSLAREERFAESHWRMRLRTSTTWVALDGAGEPRGLVSLVQEPGSPDDDRHVVSLWVAPEVRRQGIGWSLLDAVVRGGADQDAATVSLWVVDDNASAVDLYVRAGFTRTGERQVLPRDPDRTEERYVRHTDPGGLAGG; encoded by the coding sequence GTGCTGATCCGACGTGTCGACGAGGACGACTGGCAGACCGTTCGTGACGTGAGGCTCCGCGCGCTGCGCGAGTCGTCGGACGCCTTCGGGTCGTCGCTCGCGCGCGAGGAGCGCTTCGCCGAGTCGCACTGGCGGATGCGGCTGCGCACCAGCACCACGTGGGTCGCCCTGGACGGGGCGGGGGAGCCGCGCGGCCTGGTCTCGCTCGTGCAGGAGCCCGGCTCGCCGGACGACGACCGGCACGTCGTGTCCCTGTGGGTCGCACCCGAGGTGCGGCGTCAGGGGATCGGCTGGTCCCTGCTGGACGCGGTGGTGCGCGGGGGAGCCGACCAGGACGCGGCGACCGTGTCGCTGTGGGTCGTGGACGACAACGCGTCAGCGGTCGACCTCTACGTGCGAGCGGGGTTCACGCGCACCGGTGAGCGTCAGGTGCTGCCGCGGGACCCTGACCGCACCGAGGAGCGGTACGTGCGCCACACCGACCCCGGCGGCCTGGCCGGCGGCTGA
- the lnt gene encoding apolipoprotein N-acyltransferase, translating into MPLPPSARWLTLVLAAAGGWITRLAFPDPGWSPLAPVGIALLYLALRRDSARWNALVGLVWGLTCFGPMITWADDAVGPVPWLALTVLEASYVALFGAAWAWARRGHAVWRSGWWQLLAFVLLWVAAEELRSAWPFGGFPWGRLAFSQADSPLGAFMWLGGTPLLSAVVAALGVLLARAALAARQLRLGRTVGALAAAGALVVASLLIPLDTVAQNGTLRVGAVQGNVPEPGQLDAFGERRQVLDNHVAGTRALLDRVGPGELDVVLWPENGTDIDPQVDEEAARLIDGVAQEVAAPMLVGTVQYPDTGGRYNTAVLWQPGVGPVATYSKQRPAPFAEYIPMRSLVRHFSDAVDLVTRDMLPGTEPGIVPVDSPRLGRTVVLGDVICFEVAYDAIVREAVAEGGELLVVQTNNASFGWSDESTQQLAMSRLRAIEHGRATVQISTVGVSAMIAPNGAVLQRTELFTADQMVATLPLRESLTPATRAGEWPALTVDVLAVWIVLAGMVGAARRPRDERPDGPA; encoded by the coding sequence GTGCCCCTCCCACCGTCCGCCCGCTGGCTGACGCTCGTCCTCGCCGCCGCGGGGGGCTGGATCACCCGGCTCGCTTTCCCCGATCCGGGGTGGTCGCCCCTGGCCCCCGTCGGCATCGCGCTGCTGTACCTCGCGCTGCGCCGCGACTCCGCCCGCTGGAACGCCCTTGTGGGGCTCGTGTGGGGCCTGACGTGCTTCGGACCCATGATCACCTGGGCCGACGACGCCGTCGGACCCGTGCCCTGGCTCGCGCTGACGGTCCTCGAGGCGTCCTACGTCGCCCTGTTCGGCGCGGCCTGGGCGTGGGCACGCCGCGGGCACGCCGTGTGGCGCAGCGGGTGGTGGCAGCTCCTCGCGTTCGTGCTGCTGTGGGTGGCGGCGGAGGAGCTGCGCTCGGCGTGGCCCTTCGGGGGGTTCCCGTGGGGCAGGCTCGCGTTCTCCCAGGCCGACTCGCCGCTCGGGGCGTTCATGTGGCTGGGCGGCACACCGCTGCTCAGCGCGGTCGTCGCAGCGCTCGGGGTGCTGCTCGCGCGGGCCGCGCTTGCAGCCCGGCAGCTGCGCCTGGGACGCACCGTGGGTGCGCTTGCCGCGGCCGGTGCGCTCGTCGTGGCGTCGCTGCTGATCCCGCTCGACACCGTCGCCCAGAACGGCACGCTGCGCGTCGGCGCCGTGCAGGGCAACGTGCCCGAGCCGGGGCAGCTCGACGCGTTCGGCGAGCGACGCCAGGTCCTCGACAACCACGTGGCCGGGACGCGCGCGCTGCTGGACCGGGTCGGGCCGGGCGAGCTGGACGTCGTCCTGTGGCCCGAGAACGGCACGGACATCGACCCGCAGGTCGACGAGGAGGCCGCCCGCCTCATCGACGGCGTCGCGCAGGAGGTCGCCGCACCGATGCTCGTGGGCACCGTGCAGTACCCGGACACCGGCGGGCGCTACAACACGGCGGTGCTGTGGCAGCCGGGTGTCGGACCGGTGGCGACGTACTCCAAGCAGCGCCCCGCGCCGTTCGCCGAGTACATCCCGATGCGCTCGCTCGTCCGGCACTTCTCCGACGCGGTCGACCTCGTCACGCGCGACATGCTGCCCGGGACGGAGCCGGGGATCGTGCCGGTGGACTCGCCACGGCTGGGCCGCACCGTCGTCCTCGGCGACGTCATCTGCTTCGAGGTGGCCTACGACGCGATCGTGCGCGAGGCGGTCGCCGAGGGCGGCGAGCTGTTGGTCGTGCAGACGAACAACGCGTCCTTCGGCTGGTCGGACGAGTCCACCCAGCAGCTCGCGATGTCACGGCTGCGTGCCATCGAGCACGGCCGGGCAACCGTCCAGATCTCGACCGTCGGTGTCAGCGCGATGATCGCGCCGAACGGGGCCGTCCTGCAGCGCACGGAGCTGTTCACGGCGGACCAGATGGTCGCGACGCTGCCGCTGCGGGAGTCCCTGACCCCGGCGACGCGCGCGGGGGAGTGGCCGGCGCTCACGGTCGACGTGCTCGCGGTGTGGATCGTCCTGGCGGGCATGGTGGGGGCGGCGCGGCGGCCCCGCGACGAGCGTCCCGACGGTCCGGCCTGA
- a CDS encoding RNA polymerase-binding protein RbpA, with amino-acid sequence MANRSLRGMRIGSHSMETEDGVDFAPRLQAHYDCPNGHTIILPFSVEADVPLVWECRCGAEALLRDAAQPEAKAGKPPRTHWDMLLERRTVNELQELLDERLGLLRAGKLRRSA; translated from the coding sequence ATGGCCAACAGGTCCCTGCGCGGCATGCGCATCGGGTCCCACAGCATGGAGACCGAGGACGGCGTCGACTTCGCCCCTCGTCTTCAGGCTCACTACGACTGCCCCAACGGGCACACGATCATCCTGCCGTTCTCCGTCGAGGCGGACGTCCCCCTGGTGTGGGAGTGCCGGTGCGGCGCCGAGGCGCTGCTGCGGGACGCGGCGCAGCCGGAGGCCAAGGCGGGCAAGCCGCCGCGCACGCACTGGGACATGCTCCTGGAGCGGCGGACGGTCAACGAGCTGCAGGAGCTGCTGGACGAGCGTCTGGGCCTGCTGCGCGCGGGCAAGCTGCGCCGCAGCGCCTGA
- the ftsR gene encoding transcriptional regulator FtsR, with translation MSAAPEQAPAAGASEPWPRGISRRPSMRISDVLAALRIEFPAVTTSKLRFLEEQGLVDPVRTPAGYRQYSPADVERLRFVLAQQRDRYMPLRVIGERLAALDAGEEEESPVRARLATRDGVAPAADRLTAERLAQEAGVAVELITELVTQGVLRPGPRGVFDPWAREVVAVAASLADHGIDPRHLRTFRAAADRQADLVEQVVAPWRGQRSVSSRARAGTLAAEVGELCARMHTALVRSAVHDLAP, from the coding sequence GTGAGCGCGGCGCCGGAGCAGGCTCCGGCCGCGGGCGCGTCGGAGCCCTGGCCCCGGGGGATCTCGCGCCGCCCCTCGATGCGGATCTCGGACGTCCTGGCGGCCCTGCGCATCGAGTTCCCCGCGGTGACCACGTCCAAGCTGCGCTTCCTCGAGGAGCAGGGACTCGTCGACCCGGTCCGCACACCTGCCGGGTACCGGCAGTACTCGCCGGCGGACGTCGAGCGGCTGCGCTTCGTCCTGGCGCAGCAGCGCGACCGCTACATGCCGCTCCGGGTCATCGGTGAGCGCCTCGCGGCGCTGGACGCCGGTGAGGAGGAGGAGTCGCCCGTACGTGCGCGCCTCGCGACGCGCGACGGGGTCGCTCCGGCGGCCGACCGGCTCACCGCCGAGCGCCTGGCACAGGAGGCCGGCGTCGCGGTCGAGCTCATCACCGAGCTCGTCACGCAGGGCGTGCTGCGGCCCGGCCCCCGCGGCGTGTTCGACCCGTGGGCGCGTGAGGTCGTCGCGGTCGCGGCCTCGCTGGCCGACCACGGGATCGACCCGCGTCACCTGCGGACGTTCCGAGCGGCGGCCGATCGCCAGGCCGATCTCGTCGAGCAGGTCGTGGCCCCCTGGCGCGGTCAGCGCAGCGTCTCGTCGCGGGCGCGTGCCGGCACACTGGCCGCCGAGGTGGGGGAGCTGTGCGCCCGGATGCACACGGCGCTGGTGCGCTCTGCGGTGCACGACCTCGCCCCCTGA
- a CDS encoding FHA domain-containing protein: MSDDRRAPDGVMPAYRGDGPDTTVSFGSLEPADPEAPPVGLTADEAAAVHALPPTSALLLMQRGPSAGARFLLDAERTTAGRSTSADIFLDDVTVSRKHAEFVRDGQQFVVRDIGSLNGTYVNRARIDAATLRPGDEVQIGKYRMTFHPSPHRDAS; the protein is encoded by the coding sequence ATGAGCGACGATCGACGGGCGCCGGACGGCGTCATGCCCGCCTACCGGGGCGACGGTCCGGACACGACCGTCAGCTTCGGCTCGCTGGAACCGGCCGACCCCGAGGCGCCCCCGGTCGGGCTGACGGCGGACGAAGCCGCTGCGGTGCACGCGCTGCCCCCCACGTCCGCCCTCCTGCTCATGCAGCGAGGTCCGAGCGCGGGAGCGCGGTTCCTGCTCGACGCCGAGCGGACGACCGCGGGCCGCAGCACCAGCGCCGACATCTTCCTGGACGACGTGACGGTCTCGCGCAAGCACGCCGAGTTCGTGCGTGACGGTCAGCAGTTCGTCGTGCGCGACATCGGCTCGCTCAACGGCACCTACGTGAACCGGGCGCGCATCGACGCCGCCACGCTGCGCCCCGGGGACGAGGTGCAGATCGGCAAGTACCGGATGACGTTCCACCCCAGCCCTCACCGTGACGCCTCCTGA